In Streptomyces sp. NBC_00704, a genomic segment contains:
- a CDS encoding LysR family transcriptional regulator, protein MDLALLRTFVTVHRAGSFTRAAALLGLSQPAVTSQIRTLERQVGRPLFLRQPRGVTPTSIGNELAHKAAPHLDALVGIAEAGLDDESAARTLHLAGPPEFTAERALPALAGLSGDDGQGFALRASFGTSEEVLEGLAAGHHDLAISTARPRGALLTASPLCDEEHVLVAGSQWAGRIDSGKLRRKDASALAKLPVIEVHESLPLVTRYWASVFDARPTASGTVIVPDLRAVLACAVAGAGLAVLPRYLCASALARGDVVAVYEPVVPPLRTYVLAVRTGTLAMPHVARAHHMLLGAAAAWC, encoded by the coding sequence ATGGATCTGGCCCTGCTGCGCACCTTCGTGACCGTGCACCGAGCCGGCTCGTTCACCCGCGCCGCCGCGTTGCTGGGCCTGTCCCAGCCGGCCGTCACCTCCCAGATCCGCACACTGGAGCGGCAGGTGGGCCGCCCCCTGTTCCTGCGGCAGCCCCGCGGTGTGACGCCGACGAGCATCGGGAACGAACTCGCCCACAAGGCCGCTCCTCACCTCGACGCTCTCGTGGGCATCGCCGAGGCCGGTCTCGACGATGAGTCCGCCGCACGGACACTGCATCTCGCCGGTCCACCCGAGTTCACCGCCGAGCGGGCTCTCCCGGCCCTGGCCGGACTGTCCGGCGACGACGGTCAGGGGTTCGCCCTGCGCGCCTCTTTCGGTACCTCCGAGGAGGTCCTGGAAGGTCTGGCCGCAGGCCACCACGACCTGGCCATCAGCACGGCCAGGCCCCGCGGGGCGTTGCTCACGGCGAGCCCGTTGTGCGACGAGGAGCACGTGCTGGTCGCCGGTTCTCAGTGGGCCGGACGGATCGACTCGGGCAAGTTGCGCCGCAAGGACGCGTCCGCGCTGGCGAAACTCCCTGTCATCGAGGTACACGAGTCGCTGCCCCTGGTCACCCGCTACTGGGCGTCCGTCTTCGACGCCCGCCCCACCGCCTCGGGCACCGTCATCGTGCCCGATCTACGGGCGGTCCTCGCCTGTGCGGTCGCGGGAGCCGGTCTGGCGGTCCTTCCGCGGTATCTGTGCGCGTCCGCGCTCGCACGCGGGGACGTCGTCGCGGTGTACGAGCCGGTGGTGCCGCCGCTGCGGACTTATGTTCTGGCGGTGCGCACCGGGACGCTCGCGATGCCGCATGTCGCACGAGCGCACCACATGCTGCTGGGCGCAGCCGCCGCTTGGTGCTGA
- a CDS encoding NUDIX hydrolase has translation MTVRPVVKRTARAVLLDGDNLILIKRTKPGVDPYWVTPGGGVEPDDATVVDALHREVYEELGAKITDVVPCFVDTVEHIGADAGTTGVKVQHFFVCRLESMNPALRHGPEVEEPAGEYEIVRVPFTRVGIASVHLVPLSLRHYLDGNIEGVRAMHAPDLG, from the coding sequence ATGACCGTACGCCCCGTGGTCAAGCGCACCGCACGAGCTGTTCTTCTCGACGGCGACAACCTGATCCTGATCAAGCGCACCAAGCCCGGTGTCGATCCCTACTGGGTGACGCCCGGTGGCGGGGTCGAGCCGGACGACGCGACGGTCGTGGACGCACTGCATCGCGAGGTGTACGAGGAACTCGGCGCCAAGATCACGGATGTGGTGCCCTGCTTCGTCGACACCGTCGAACACATCGGCGCGGACGCCGGCACGACAGGCGTGAAAGTGCAGCACTTCTTCGTCTGTCGTCTGGAGTCCATGAACCCGGCGCTGCGGCACGGGCCAGAAGTGGAGGAACCGGCCGGCGAGTACGAGATCGTGCGGGTGCCGTTCACCCGGGTCGGCATCGCCTCCGTCCACCTCGTCCCGCTGTCCTTGCGGCACTATCTGGACGGCAATATCGAGGGCGTCCGGGCCATGCACGCCCCCGACCTCGGCTGA
- a CDS encoding globin domain-containing protein: MDVPATRSADDGTPGGEGRWFALPRQPERPNAATEGEPRPAVAPGGHLGPLQRSAPAGEASPDAVLVRRTMAEVAPVADEFTSYFYATLFVRHPDLRALFPPAMNVQRDRLLKALLTAAERIDDAPFLIEYLQNLGLGHRKYGTRAEHYPAVGECLLGALSRYAGAVWDGRTEAAWVRTYTRLSQVMIDAAAADELRAPALWHAEVVSHELRTPDVAILTVRPDQPYAFRAGQYTSLETPWWPRIWRHYSFASAPRSDGLLTFHVKAVPAGWVSTALVHRVRPGDVLRLGQATGSMTVDHNRGSGLLCLCGGTGIAPVKALVEEAAEHGRRRPVEVFYGARSVHDLYDIETMRGLQRAHSWLEVRPVIDRNGLTQLPDALRTFGPWTDCDACVAGPPGLIRSAVKALREAGVSRERIRHDAVEELVVPGR; this comes from the coding sequence ATGGACGTTCCGGCCACCAGGTCGGCTGACGACGGCACGCCCGGTGGCGAAGGCCGATGGTTCGCCTTACCGAGGCAGCCGGAGCGGCCGAACGCTGCCACGGAGGGCGAGCCGCGGCCGGCCGTCGCGCCAGGTGGTCACCTCGGCCCCCTCCAGCGGTCCGCACCCGCCGGAGAAGCGTCCCCGGACGCCGTGCTCGTCCGCCGCACGATGGCCGAGGTGGCCCCGGTCGCAGACGAGTTCACCTCGTACTTCTACGCGACACTCTTCGTCCGCCACCCCGACCTGCGTGCTCTCTTCCCTCCCGCCATGAACGTTCAGCGGGACCGGCTCCTGAAGGCCCTGCTGACCGCCGCCGAGCGCATCGACGACGCACCGTTCTTGATCGAGTACCTGCAGAACCTGGGGCTCGGTCACCGCAAGTACGGCACGCGGGCAGAGCACTATCCGGCCGTCGGCGAATGTCTCCTCGGCGCGCTGAGCAGGTACGCCGGTGCCGTGTGGGACGGCCGGACAGAAGCGGCGTGGGTGCGGACCTATACCAGGCTCTCCCAGGTCATGATCGACGCGGCGGCCGCCGACGAACTGCGTGCACCGGCCTTGTGGCACGCGGAGGTCGTCTCGCACGAGCTGAGGACACCGGACGTCGCGATCCTGACCGTTCGTCCCGACCAGCCCTACGCCTTTCGCGCGGGGCAGTACACCAGCCTCGAGACGCCCTGGTGGCCGCGCATCTGGCGGCACTATTCCTTCGCCTCCGCGCCCCGCTCCGACGGTCTGCTGACGTTCCACGTGAAGGCCGTCCCGGCAGGCTGGGTTTCCACCGCACTGGTACATCGCGTCCGGCCGGGCGACGTCCTCCGGCTCGGGCAGGCGACCGGTTCGATGACCGTGGACCACAACCGAGGCAGCGGGCTGCTCTGTCTGTGCGGCGGTACGGGCATAGCCCCCGTCAAAGCGCTGGTCGAGGAGGCCGCGGAGCATGGCAGACGGCGCCCGGTCGAGGTGTTCTACGGTGCCCGCAGTGTTCACGACCTCTACGACATCGAGACGATGCGCGGTCTCCAGCGGGCACACTCCTGGCTGGAGGTTCGCCCCGTGATCGACAGGAACGGGCTGACGCAGTTGCCCGACGCCTTACGCACCTTCGGTCCCTGGACCGATTGCGACGCCTGTGTCGCCGGTCCGCCGGGCCTGATCCGCAGTGCGGTGAAGGCCCTGCGAGAAGCTGGTGTCTCCCGGGAGCGGATACGCCATGACGCGGTCGAGGAACTCGTCGTCCCCGGAAGGTGA